CGAGCGCGACGGTCACGGGCAGGTCGCGGGTGCTGATCTTCTGCACGTTCTTGTCGGTCGCCAGCAACTCCAGCTCGTTCGGCGTCAGGCCGACCTTCAGCCGCCCGCCGAGGACGGCGATGGTGGCGGGGGTCACCCCGTTCTCGCGCACGACGGCCTCCACGCCGCGCGCCATCTCCACATTCTGCGGGTACGGCATCCCGTGGCTGATGATGGTGCTTTCCAGCGCCACGACGGGGGCGCCGCGTTCGAGCGCCGCGCCGACCTCGGGGTGAAGGTCCATGAGGGCGAGGACTTCGGGTCGGATGGGGGCGGGGGTGGGCATGGGGGCTCCTTCGTGTGGGGGGACTTCAGGGGTGGGCCGATTCCAGCCGCGCCCTGATTGTGCCGGGGGTCAGGATGGGGGACACGGCGTGCAGGCTCTCGACCGTGAGCGCGGCGGCGGCGTGCCCGTGGCGGGCGGCCTCGGCGGGGGGGTGCCCGGCCAGGAGGGCGGCCAGGTACGCGGCGAGCATGGCGTCCCCGGCGCCCGTCACGTCGGCAACCTGTGCGGAAAGGGCGGGAACCTCGGTCACGCCGTCCGGGGTGGAGAGCAGGCTGCCCCGCTCGCCCCGCCGGACCCAGACCGTCTGCACGCCCCGCGCGTGGAGCTGACCTGCCGCCCCGGCGAGAGCGTCAGATGTGTTGGGGATGTCCTGCCCGACCAGGGCCGCGAGTTCGGCGACGTTCGGCGTGACGGTGTGGGGGACGAGTCCCGACGCCAGGGCCGGGAGGAGCCGCCCCGCCTTGGGCACGCTGACGGGCTCGAAGACGACCGGCGTGCTCCCCTGGGCGCAGAGGGTCAGCAGGTGCGTCAGGGTTTCGGTGCTCAGATTGCCGTCCGCGATCACCCAGGAGGCGCCGCGCAGCACTCCCCGCCGATCATTCAACGCGGCGGGAGTCAGGGCGTCCGTCGCCCCCATTGCCGCCACCGCGATCACCAGTTCCCCGCGCTCGTCGAGAACGGCGGTGTAGGTGCCGGTAGGCCTGTCCGAACGCAGCACGTTCCGCACGTCCACGCCCGCCGCCTCGGTCTCGCGCAGCAGCAGGTCACCGTTCGGGTCCCGGCCCACCGCCGCGATCAGGTGGGTGGGAACGCCCAGCCGCGCCAGATTTTCCGCGATGTTGCGGGCCACGCCGCCCGGGGCCTGGGTCGTCACGCCGGGGTTGCTGGTGCCGGGCACGGCGGGGGCGAGGGTGCGGGCCTTCACGTCCACATTTGCGCCGCCGATGACAACCACGTGGGGGTCGTTCTCCGGTGCGACCACGTAGCCGCGGCCCAGCAGGAAGCCCTTGCGGGTCAGGTTGCTGACGTGGACGTTCACTGCCGCGCGGGAGGTTCCCAGGCGACGGGCCAGGTCTTCCGGGGTGCTGAGCGGGGACTCGCGGATCAGGCGCAGGAGGTCTCGCTCGCGGTCGGTCAGGGACATGGCTTAAGCAAGATAAAGGGACTTAGTAGAGTTAAACAAGGGGCAGAGTATCTTGATGCGGTTTGCCCCCACCCCCAGCCCCTACCCCCAGAGGGGGCAGGGG
This genomic interval from Deinococcus aerius contains the following:
- a CDS encoding carbohydrate kinase, with protein sequence MSLTDRERDLLRLIRESPLSTPEDLARRLGTSRAAVNVHVSNLTRKGFLLGRGYVVAPENDPHVVVIGGANVDVKARTLAPAVPGTSNPGVTTQAPGGVARNIAENLARLGVPTHLIAAVGRDPNGDLLLRETEAAGVDVRNVLRSDRPTGTYTAVLDERGELVIAVAAMGATDALTPAALNDRRGVLRGASWVIADGNLSTETLTHLLTLCAQGSTPVVFEPVSVPKAGRLLPALASGLVPHTVTPNVAELAALVGQDIPNTSDALAGAAGQLHARGVQTVWVRRGERGSLLSTPDGVTEVPALSAQVADVTGAGDAMLAAYLAALLAGHPPAEAARHGHAAAALTVESLHAVSPILTPGTIRARLESAHP